One Kitasatospora sp. NBC_01266 genomic window carries:
- a CDS encoding carboxymuconolactone decarboxylase family protein, which yields MTDQHQGRTQHQGRTQGRTQHQGQHQGQFAPATFDRAAGYALLDELQDAATRQAALPGLETLAPGFVDWIVTALFGGTYQRDGLALRDRQLLNLAALTALGGVEPQLVGHVRSSLRIGMTREEIVESLVHLAPYVGVPKALAGLRAAGQAFAAVAAAER from the coding sequence ATGACGGACCAGCACCAGGGCCGAACCCAGCACCAGGGCCGGACCCAGGGCCGAACCCAGCACCAGGGCCAGCACCAGGGCCAGTTCGCGCCCGCCACGTTCGACCGGGCCGCCGGCTACGCCCTGCTGGACGAGTTGCAGGACGCCGCCACCCGCCAGGCCGCGCTGCCCGGCCTGGAGACGCTGGCTCCCGGCTTCGTCGACTGGATCGTCACCGCCCTGTTCGGCGGCACCTACCAGCGCGACGGCCTGGCGCTGCGCGACCGGCAGCTGCTCAACCTGGCCGCGCTCACCGCACTCGGTGGCGTCGAACCGCAGCTGGTCGGACACGTGCGCAGCAGCCTGCGGATCGGCATGACCCGCGAGGAGATCGTCGAGAGCCTGGTCCACCTCGCCCCCTACGTCGGCGTCCCGAAGGCGCTGGCCGGCCTGCGGGCGGCCGGCCAGGCGTTCGCGGCCGTCGCGGCGGCGGAGCGCTGA
- a CDS encoding serine hydrolase domain-containing protein, whose amino-acid sequence MSKESSAAAGTAVVHGTVAEGFEAVRAEFEAFAAAEPVDPGAQLAAYQHGRLVVDLWAGEVAGDSLTGVFSVTKGAAHLVVALLVQEGVLDLDRRVADYWPQFAVGGKGAVTLRELISHRSGVIGAQDGFSDEELADDRVIAERLAGQRPFWQPGAGHGYHALAIGALTGEVVRRVTGSSVQEIYEERVRAPYGLDLFLGLPQTEQHRYREVLPMLPTAEQQAALADGPRPGRYNRLAIAFNTSADPSFDLVRFVNSPASLAKSPASIGAAGNARGIAGMYAAMLGGFNGRGPLLEPDTVGEFARIHSVGHDLVIGELTAFGLGFEALGVGYPALGADTFGHSGAAGALAFGDARTGLAYGYTRRRFAFPGGAAPENERLSRVVYQAALSGSATV is encoded by the coding sequence ATGTCGAAGGAGAGCAGCGCGGCGGCCGGGACCGCCGTCGTGCACGGGACCGTGGCCGAGGGATTCGAGGCGGTGCGGGCGGAGTTCGAGGCGTTCGCGGCCGCCGAGCCCGTTGATCCGGGTGCGCAGCTGGCGGCCTATCAGCACGGGCGGCTGGTGGTGGACCTGTGGGCGGGCGAGGTTGCCGGCGACTCGCTGACCGGGGTCTTCTCGGTGACCAAGGGCGCCGCGCACCTGGTGGTGGCCCTGCTGGTGCAGGAGGGGGTGCTGGACCTCGATCGCAGGGTCGCGGACTACTGGCCTCAGTTCGCGGTCGGCGGCAAGGGCGCGGTGACCCTGCGCGAGCTGATCTCGCACCGGTCCGGGGTGATCGGCGCGCAGGACGGCTTCAGTGACGAGGAGTTGGCCGATGACCGGGTCATCGCCGAACGGCTGGCCGGGCAGCGGCCGTTCTGGCAGCCCGGGGCGGGCCACGGTTACCACGCGCTCGCGATCGGCGCCCTCACCGGCGAGGTGGTGCGCCGGGTGACCGGCAGCAGTGTCCAGGAGATCTACGAGGAGCGGGTCCGGGCACCGTACGGTCTCGACCTCTTCCTCGGGCTGCCGCAAACGGAGCAGCACCGCTACCGCGAGGTGCTGCCGATGCTGCCGACCGCCGAGCAGCAGGCCGCCCTGGCCGACGGCCCGCGCCCCGGGCGCTACAACCGGCTCGCGATCGCCTTCAACACCAGCGCCGACCCTTCCTTCGACCTGGTCCGGTTCGTCAACTCGCCCGCCTCGCTGGCGAAGAGCCCGGCCTCGATCGGCGCTGCCGGCAACGCGCGCGGCATCGCGGGCATGTATGCGGCGATGCTGGGCGGGTTCAACGGCCGTGGCCCGCTGCTCGAGCCGGACACCGTTGGCGAGTTCGCCAGGATCCACTCGGTCGGGCATGACCTGGTGATCGGCGAGTTGACCGCCTTCGGCCTCGGCTTCGAGGCGCTCGGTGTGGGCTACCCGGCACTGGGCGCGGACACCTTCGGGCACTCCGGCGCGGCCGGCGCACTCGCCTTCGGCGACGCCCGGACCGGCCTGGCCTACGGCTACACCCGGCGCCGCTTCGCCTTCCCCGGCGGCGCCGCGCCGGAGAACGAGCGGCTCTCCCGGGTCGTCTACCAGGCCGCGCTGTCCGGTTCGGCGACCGTCTGA
- a CDS encoding MarR family winged helix-turn-helix transcriptional regulator translates to MSAAFEGSTPGFLVWRLSMKWRVAVDRAVGPLGLTHAQYSLLGSLVGLERSGLRPSQRQLADHTGLEPLYVSKLARALEGAGLIERVRDPADTRAVRLSLTAHGREVTGRAITIVRQLHEQLLEPLGGLGGQRTEAFSRELAVLLEVPLEFPTKE, encoded by the coding sequence ATGAGCGCAGCATTCGAGGGTTCGACGCCCGGCTTCCTGGTCTGGCGTCTGTCGATGAAGTGGCGGGTGGCCGTCGACCGGGCGGTCGGGCCGCTGGGCCTGACCCACGCGCAGTACTCGCTGTTGGGTTCCCTGGTCGGTCTGGAGAGGTCCGGGTTGCGGCCCAGCCAGCGCCAACTCGCCGACCACACCGGCCTCGAACCGCTCTACGTCTCGAAGCTGGCCCGCGCCCTGGAGGGCGCCGGTCTCATCGAGCGCGTCCGGGACCCAGCCGACACCCGCGCGGTGCGGTTGTCCCTCACCGCGCATGGCCGCGAGGTCACCGGTCGCGCGATCACGATCGTCCGGCAGCTCCACGAGCAGCTCCTGGAGCCGCTGGGCGGTCTGGGCGGGCAGCGCACCGAGGCGTTCTCCCGTGAGCTCGCGGTCCTTCTCGAGGTGCCGCTCGAATTCCCGACCAAGGAGTAG
- a CDS encoding flavin monoamine oxidase family protein: protein MFDESFAYPHHLLGRTAHARHRVAVIGAGVAGLVCAYELHSRGFEVALYERSNQPGGRVRTHRFWDGTHADLGAMRIPGNHHCVLHYVRRFKLATRPFVNHNPAALYHLRGHRARVHDAHTLFPAFALRPAEQQSPAGLLDRLLGAVWTQLGVARQLRVLGGRWDDPALEPLLSVSLWQFVSKHLSQEAWDLVGHASGLTHYEQSSLLEVLVDYFGLFHTSQLELVDGTDTLIRAFVRELPPDTLRLSTRVDELAVTATGVTVHGARLDRPFTDHADFAVCCVPAPLLERITVRPGLPHPQRHAIRGISYASSAKTLLHLTRRRWESQDGIFGGGSFTDLPIQQCWYPSDNARPAAHRIDGRAGPHWVARDRQRSEEPAALLGAYLWGANARRFTALAPADRDRLVLDCLEQLHPGIRADVDDIVHWNWDEQVGTGGAFAHLAPGEHLRHLAVLGDPHPLGDPRIFFAGEHLSGAHAWCQGAAQSALAAVSRLLDRGRHVAIERTTRVA, encoded by the coding sequence ATGTTCGACGAGAGTTTTGCGTATCCGCACCACCTGCTGGGCCGCACGGCCCACGCCCGGCACCGGGTCGCCGTGATCGGCGCCGGCGTCGCGGGCCTGGTCTGCGCGTACGAGCTGCACAGCCGCGGCTTCGAGGTCGCCCTGTACGAGCGCTCCAACCAGCCGGGCGGCCGCGTGCGGACCCACCGGTTCTGGGACGGCACGCACGCGGACCTCGGCGCGATGCGCATCCCCGGCAACCACCACTGCGTGCTGCACTACGTCCGGCGGTTCAAACTCGCCACCCGCCCGTTCGTCAACCACAACCCGGCCGCCCTCTACCACCTGCGCGGCCACCGGGCCCGGGTGCACGACGCACACACGCTCTTCCCCGCGTTCGCGCTGCGCCCCGCCGAACAGCAGTCGCCGGCCGGCCTGCTCGACCGCCTGCTCGGCGCGGTCTGGACCCAGCTCGGCGTCGCCCGGCAACTGCGCGTGCTGGGCGGCCGCTGGGACGACCCGGCGCTCGAGCCGCTGCTCTCGGTGTCGCTCTGGCAGTTCGTCAGCAAGCACCTCTCCCAGGAGGCCTGGGACCTGGTCGGGCACGCCAGCGGGCTGACCCACTACGAGCAGTCCTCCCTGCTGGAGGTGCTGGTCGACTACTTCGGCCTGTTCCACACCAGCCAGCTGGAACTGGTCGACGGGACGGACACCCTGATCCGTGCCTTCGTCCGCGAACTGCCGCCCGACACGCTCCGGTTGTCCACCCGGGTCGACGAGCTGGCGGTCACCGCGACCGGTGTGACGGTCCACGGCGCCCGACTGGACCGGCCGTTCACCGACCACGCCGACTTCGCGGTGTGCTGCGTCCCGGCTCCGCTGCTCGAACGGATCACGGTCCGGCCCGGACTGCCGCACCCGCAGCGCCACGCCATCCGCGGCATCAGCTACGCCAGCAGCGCCAAGACCCTGCTGCACCTGACCCGGCGCCGGTGGGAGTCGCAGGACGGGATCTTCGGCGGCGGCAGCTTCACCGACCTGCCGATCCAGCAGTGCTGGTACCCCTCGGACAACGCCCGCCCGGCGGCGCACCGGATCGACGGCCGCGCCGGCCCGCACTGGGTGGCCCGGGACCGGCAGCGCTCCGAGGAACCCGCGGCCTTGCTGGGCGCCTACCTCTGGGGCGCCAACGCCCGCCGCTTCACCGCCCTGGCGCCGGCCGACCGCGACCGGCTGGTCCTGGACTGCCTGGAGCAGCTCCACCCCGGCATCCGCGCCGACGTGGACGACATCGTGCACTGGAACTGGGACGAACAGGTCGGTACCGGCGGCGCGTTCGCCCACCTCGCACCCGGCGAGCACCTGCGCCACCTGGCCGTGCTGGGCGACCCGCATCCGCTCGGGGACCCGCGGATCTTCTTCGCCGGCGAGCACCTGTCCGGCGCGCACGCCTGGTGCCAGGGCGCCGCGCAGTCCGCCCTCGCGGCGGTCAGCCGGCTGCTCGACCGCGGGCGTCACGTCGCGATCGAGCGCACCACGAGGGTGGCATGA
- a CDS encoding glutamate-cysteine ligase family protein, whose translation MTSTPGPGRPGPPALDREELRAPFARTGTPVERVGLEIENGLVDPRTGRAARYEGARGVRAVLATALAEWGGEPQTDTGRLTGVTLPDGSQLTLEHGGQLEYSSTPVVGLGRAVTEAEAALRRLAALADRFGLALLPGAQLPFEQLDTVSWVPMSRGAVMRDYFARTGEPAGRATTIMSMSLSTQVHLDHLSAADFTRKLRMLVAAAPVVTALLVNSPISGGRSNGMLSHRSYNWLRMDPRRCGLLEPALRPDVSVDDVIDWALRIPMIYYRTADGRYRPAPDRPFADLLTSGFDDGSTVTPAHWAGHLSQLWTDVRVRRTFELRSADGPPHHSIPALPALWVGLGYHPPSCQAAWQLLRHHTAREYQALLDSLPFEGLRARLGDSPVAELATELLRLARAGLTAQVRAGREPPEVLGHLDPLDEILATGRTFAEQCLARWETDLRGDPRRYVAAYRVQAE comes from the coding sequence ATGACCAGCACTCCCGGACCGGGCCGCCCCGGCCCGCCCGCGCTGGACCGCGAGGAGCTGCGCGCCCCCTTCGCCCGCACCGGCACGCCCGTCGAACGCGTCGGACTGGAGATCGAGAACGGCCTGGTCGACCCGCGGACCGGCCGCGCCGCACGGTACGAGGGCGCCCGCGGCGTTCGGGCCGTCCTCGCGACGGCGCTCGCCGAGTGGGGCGGCGAACCGCAGACCGACACCGGCCGGCTGACCGGCGTCACCCTGCCCGACGGCAGCCAGCTCACCCTGGAGCACGGCGGCCAGCTGGAGTACTCCTCCACCCCGGTCGTCGGCCTGGGCCGGGCGGTGACCGAGGCCGAGGCCGCGCTGCGCCGGCTGGCGGCGCTGGCCGACCGCTTCGGCCTGGCGCTGCTGCCGGGCGCCCAACTGCCCTTCGAGCAGCTGGACACCGTCTCCTGGGTCCCGATGAGCCGCGGCGCCGTGATGCGGGACTACTTCGCCCGCACCGGCGAACCGGCCGGCCGGGCCACCACGATCATGTCGATGTCGCTCTCCACCCAGGTGCACCTGGACCACCTCTCGGCGGCGGACTTCACCCGCAAACTCCGGATGCTGGTCGCGGCTGCCCCGGTGGTCACCGCCCTGCTGGTCAACTCGCCGATCTCCGGCGGCCGTTCGAACGGGATGCTGTCGCACCGTTCGTACAACTGGCTGCGGATGGACCCTCGGCGGTGCGGCCTCCTGGAGCCCGCACTGCGCCCGGACGTGAGCGTCGACGATGTCATCGACTGGGCGCTGCGGATTCCGATGATCTACTACCGGACGGCGGACGGCCGCTACCGGCCCGCCCCGGACCGGCCCTTCGCCGACCTGCTGACCAGCGGCTTCGACGACGGCTCGACGGTGACCCCGGCCCACTGGGCCGGTCACCTCTCGCAGCTCTGGACGGACGTCCGGGTCCGCCGCACCTTCGAGTTGCGCAGTGCCGACGGACCGCCCCACCACAGCATCCCGGCCCTGCCCGCCCTGTGGGTCGGGCTCGGCTACCATCCCCCGTCCTGCCAGGCCGCCTGGCAACTGCTGCGCCACCACACCGCCCGCGAGTACCAGGCCCTGCTGGACTCCCTCCCGTTCGAGGGCCTGCGCGCCCGGCTCGGCGACTCACCGGTCGCCGAACTCGCCACCGAGCTGCTCCGGCTGGCCCGCGCGGGCCTCACCGCCCAGGTCCGGGCCGGACGCGAACCCCCCGAGGTGCTCGGCCACCTCGACCCGCTGGACGAGATCCTCGCCACCGGCCGTACCTTCGCCGAGCAGTGCCTGGCCCGCTGGGAGACCGACCTGCGGGGCGACCCCCGACGATACGTCGCCGCCTACCGGGTCCAGGCCGAGTAG
- a CDS encoding galactose oxidase early set domain-containing protein yields the protein MSRRRLSATLAAGAAIALALTSSAVLTTPLSDVPAYAADLPGGSGALRITPEQLNAEVRAEEVTAFGRPAAESMARDRIGLRAVGEYPDPVRTLRFKSLTDSQAALNAKFPDLAKYGRFTDYFKSPDFGAHIALLPTGKVLLFSFERIETNPQVEPAPTQTIGKENAGRAYLWDPSLGTGPDAFKAVPPPTVNLDDGKNEPRPAPLFCAGHAYLPNGMVGVFGGNFGGNNGSGARFSMVFDPYHEKWLEQQDMAVGRWYPTVVTTSDGRQLIMSGQTELGWGTPTPLVERFPVNTSDVPYGDNFTANNPVYQWQKADAPYRMDYPHLFALNDGKVYGFGRDADQQFLFDPAKETRTALPNRPDGGLRMYGSAVALPNGTAGPNSVLVLGGNHDDKNTYRFSGGRWSTDTPRAFGRAQDDTLILPNGQLFTVNGSYGIRDYGFGDYNPNADLKYRQTELRAPNGTWTLGPAQRLPRGYHSNAVLLPDGRIMVTGDELQQLASNPDIKNPDANGTIEIYEPPYLFQGPRPDLNSVPNSAVGYNQYFPVGTSSTGISKAVLVAPITSTHSVDTSQRYIELPIANTGRNQLLLKSPTTAEAATPGYYMLFLLNDKGVPSMAKWVQLDPNA from the coding sequence ATGTCACGCAGGAGACTGTCAGCGACATTGGCGGCCGGCGCCGCCATCGCTCTCGCTCTGACCAGCTCAGCAGTACTGACCACACCCCTGTCGGACGTTCCCGCCTACGCCGCTGATCTGCCCGGCGGTTCGGGCGCGCTGCGGATCACTCCCGAGCAGCTGAACGCGGAGGTCCGGGCCGAGGAGGTGACGGCCTTCGGCCGGCCCGCCGCCGAGTCGATGGCCCGGGACCGGATCGGCCTGCGGGCCGTCGGCGAGTACCCGGACCCCGTGCGGACCCTGCGGTTCAAGTCCCTGACCGACTCGCAGGCCGCGCTCAACGCCAAGTTCCCCGACCTCGCGAAGTACGGCCGGTTCACCGACTACTTCAAGTCCCCGGACTTCGGCGCCCATATCGCCCTGCTGCCCACCGGCAAGGTGCTGCTCTTCTCCTTCGAGCGCATCGAGACCAACCCGCAGGTGGAACCGGCACCGACCCAGACCATCGGCAAGGAGAACGCCGGCCGCGCCTACCTGTGGGACCCGAGCCTGGGCACCGGACCGGACGCCTTCAAGGCCGTCCCGCCGCCCACCGTCAACCTGGACGACGGCAAGAACGAACCGCGTCCCGCACCGCTCTTCTGCGCGGGACACGCCTACCTGCCCAACGGCATGGTCGGGGTCTTCGGCGGCAACTTCGGCGGCAACAACGGCTCCGGGGCCAGGTTCTCGATGGTCTTCGACCCGTACCACGAGAAGTGGCTGGAGCAGCAGGACATGGCGGTCGGCCGGTGGTACCCCACCGTGGTCACCACCTCGGACGGCCGGCAGCTGATCATGTCGGGCCAGACCGAACTGGGCTGGGGCACCCCCACCCCGCTGGTCGAGCGCTTCCCGGTGAACACGTCCGACGTCCCGTACGGCGACAACTTCACCGCGAACAACCCGGTGTACCAGTGGCAGAAGGCGGACGCACCGTACCGGATGGACTACCCGCACCTGTTCGCGCTGAACGACGGCAAGGTCTACGGCTTCGGCCGCGACGCCGACCAGCAGTTCCTGTTCGACCCGGCCAAGGAGACCCGCACCGCGCTGCCCAACCGCCCGGACGGCGGCCTGCGGATGTACGGCTCGGCGGTCGCCCTGCCGAACGGCACCGCCGGACCGAACTCCGTGCTGGTGCTGGGCGGCAACCACGACGACAAGAACACCTACCGGTTCTCGGGCGGCCGCTGGAGCACGGACACACCGCGCGCCTTCGGCCGTGCCCAGGACGACACGCTCATCCTGCCGAACGGCCAACTGTTCACCGTCAACGGCTCCTACGGGATCCGCGACTACGGCTTCGGGGACTACAACCCCAACGCCGACCTGAAGTACCGTCAGACCGAGCTGCGCGCTCCGAACGGAACCTGGACGCTCGGCCCGGCCCAGCGGCTGCCGCGCGGCTACCACTCCAACGCGGTCCTGCTGCCGGACGGCCGGATCATGGTGACCGGTGACGAGCTCCAGCAGCTCGCCAGCAACCCGGACATCAAGAACCCGGACGCCAACGGCACCATCGAGATCTACGAGCCGCCGTACCTGTTCCAGGGTCCCCGCCCGGACCTGAACAGCGTCCCGAACAGCGCGGTCGGCTACAACCAGTACTTCCCGGTGGGCACCAGCTCCACCGGGATCAGCAAGGCCGTGCTGGTCGCGCCGATCACCTCGACCCACTCGGTGGACACCAGCCAGCGCTACATCGAGCTGCCGATCGCCAACACCGGCCGCAACCAGCTCCTGCTGAAGTCGCCGACGACGGCCGAGGCGGCCACGCCCGGCTACTACATGCTCTTCCTGCTCAACGACAAGGGCGTGCCCAGCATGGCCAAGTGGGTCCAGCTGGACCCGAACGCCTGA
- a CDS encoding alpha/beta fold hydrolase, with product MFFETHDGTRLAYEEYGTGEPIVFIAGAMLNTDMWEYQIPFFVDRGYRCIAIDRRGHGRSDRPATGYDIDTTTEDLAALLDHLDLRDATLVGHSTGGAEAARYVARHGNARVARVVFLAAILPFMKLTDDNPGGVPEEIAENLFQQIRTDRGKWMARQTQAYFATHLGNDVSVEQADTTYRQCMSTAPWASLKMQQACFYADNREALRRITVPALVVHGAADFSAPVDVTGRRTAEMLPGCTYREYPTGGHGLYVSHATELNNDILEFVKA from the coding sequence ATGTTCTTCGAGACCCACGACGGCACCCGGCTCGCCTATGAGGAGTACGGGACGGGCGAGCCGATCGTCTTCATCGCCGGCGCGATGCTCAACACGGACATGTGGGAGTACCAGATCCCGTTCTTCGTCGATCGCGGCTACCGCTGCATCGCGATCGACCGCCGCGGCCACGGCCGTTCGGACCGCCCGGCGACCGGCTACGACATCGACACCACCACCGAGGACCTGGCCGCGCTGCTCGACCACCTGGACCTGCGCGACGCCACCCTGGTCGGCCACTCCACCGGTGGCGCCGAAGCCGCGCGCTACGTCGCCCGCCACGGCAACGCGCGGGTGGCACGCGTGGTGTTCCTCGCCGCGATCCTGCCGTTCATGAAGCTCACCGACGACAACCCCGGCGGCGTCCCCGAGGAGATCGCCGAGAACCTCTTCCAGCAGATCCGCACCGACCGGGGGAAGTGGATGGCCCGGCAGACCCAGGCGTACTTCGCCACCCACCTGGGCAACGACGTCTCCGTCGAACAGGCCGACACCACCTACCGCCAGTGCATGTCCACCGCGCCGTGGGCCAGCCTGAAGATGCAGCAGGCGTGCTTCTACGCCGACAACCGCGAGGCGCTGCGCCGGATCACCGTGCCGGCCCTGGTGGTGCACGGGGCCGCCGACTTCTCCGCCCCGGTCGACGTCACCGGGCGCCGCACCGCCGAGATGCTGCCCGGCTGCACCTACCGGGAGTACCCCACCGGCGGCCACGGCCTGTACGTCAGCCACGCCACCGAACTCAACAACGACATCCTGGAGTTCGTGAAGGCCTGA
- a CDS encoding choice-of-anchor C family protein: MFAKRVSAIAATAVLLAALGATASAQTVSRFDDGSFEYQRATAGSFDELSSGQTIGPWQVTAGTVDLIGAGFWQAAEGDQSVDLNGAGPGAVAQTFTTVPGADYTVTYALAGNPGAAPALKTGSALIDGQDFQDFSFNTTGKTSTNMGYVNRQFTFQATNSTTTIAFTSTTPNSPAGPVLDDVRIDRCAPCPTCGNG; encoded by the coding sequence ATGTTCGCCAAGCGTGTCTCTGCCATCGCCGCCACCGCTGTCCTGCTCGCCGCCCTCGGGGCCACGGCCTCGGCGCAGACCGTCAGCCGCTTCGACGACGGCAGCTTCGAGTACCAGAGGGCGACCGCCGGCAGCTTCGACGAACTGTCGTCAGGGCAGACCATCGGACCGTGGCAGGTCACGGCGGGAACCGTCGACCTGATCGGCGCGGGCTTCTGGCAGGCGGCGGAAGGCGACCAGTCCGTCGACCTCAACGGCGCCGGCCCCGGCGCGGTGGCCCAGACCTTCACCACCGTCCCCGGCGCCGACTACACCGTCACCTACGCCCTGGCCGGCAACCCCGGAGCCGCCCCGGCCCTCAAGACCGGCAGCGCCCTCATCGACGGGCAGGACTTCCAGGACTTCTCCTTCAACACCACCGGCAAGACGTCCACGAACATGGGTTACGTCAACCGGCAGTTCACCTTCCAGGCCACCAACTCCACCACCACCATCGCCTTCACCAGCACAACACCGAACAGCCCGGCCGGACCGGTCCTCGACGATGTCCGGATCGACCGCTGCGCGCCGTGCCCGACCTGCGGAAACGGCTGA
- a CDS encoding class I SAM-dependent methyltransferase: protein MDRPMAADRRMSFNAAASTYQRGRPPYPAAVFDLLADRCGLRPGARVLDIGAGTGLATGPLLAAGAQVVAVEPGEQLAAILTATHACDRLEVTIADFETADLTGGFDLAVAATALHWLDPVTSTGKIGELVRPGGWLAAWWTEFGDTRRPTPFRDRLDDVYRDLLPAEPGYRDSRSHVLDTDRWRRQLTAGGRFGDVAVEVISWHQTLTAQSARDLWSTFPNIAELAPPAREQFLTRLASIIDELGGQVDDPRLTVLYTAARTTA, encoded by the coding sequence ATGGACAGACCGATGGCCGCGGACCGCAGGATGTCGTTCAACGCCGCCGCGAGCACCTACCAGCGAGGCCGGCCACCGTACCCGGCGGCGGTGTTCGACCTGCTGGCCGACCGCTGCGGGCTGCGGCCGGGTGCGCGGGTCCTCGACATCGGGGCCGGCACCGGCCTGGCGACCGGGCCGCTGCTGGCCGCCGGCGCCCAGGTGGTCGCGGTCGAACCGGGCGAGCAACTGGCCGCGATCCTCACCGCCACCCACGCGTGCGACCGCCTCGAGGTCACCATCGCCGACTTCGAGACCGCCGACCTCACGGGCGGATTCGACCTGGCGGTGGCGGCGACGGCGCTGCACTGGCTCGACCCGGTCACCTCGACGGGGAAGATCGGCGAACTGGTCCGGCCGGGCGGGTGGCTGGCCGCGTGGTGGACCGAATTCGGCGACACCCGCCGGCCGACCCCGTTCCGCGACCGGCTCGATGACGTGTACCGCGACCTGCTGCCCGCCGAACCCGGCTACCGGGACAGCCGATCACACGTCCTGGACACCGACCGGTGGCGGCGGCAGTTGACCGCCGGCGGCCGGTTCGGCGACGTCGCCGTCGAGGTCATCAGCTGGCACCAGACCCTGACCGCGCAGAGCGCCCGCGACCTGTGGTCGACGTTCCCGAACATCGCCGAACTCGCCCCACCCGCCCGCGAGCAGTTCCTGACCCGGCTCGCCTCGATCATCGACGAGCTGGGCGGCCAGGTCGACGACCCGCGCCTGACGGTCCTCTACACCGCCGCCCGCACCACCGCGTGA
- a CDS encoding SDR family NAD(P)-dependent oxidoreductase — protein sequence MSLSLEGKIAVITGGASGVGLGIAQEFVANGARVVITDLHREALDEAVAAIGPNCSGIVADVTRLADMEAAYRQVKERHGRLDAVVANAGIGAHAPLGAITEEQFDRTFNVNAKGVLFTVQPALALLPPGGTVVIIGSTASIQPPRGMSLYGGSKAAVRNFIRAWIQDTKGSGIRMNILSPGAVDTDSLRSALAMAQGADHVDAAVRTMGEGNPSGRIADPREMGKAAVFLSSDASSFITGVELFADGGMAQV from the coding sequence ATGAGTCTCTCGCTCGAAGGAAAGATCGCCGTCATCACGGGCGGCGCGTCCGGGGTCGGCCTGGGCATCGCCCAGGAGTTCGTCGCCAACGGCGCCCGCGTGGTCATCACCGACCTGCACCGGGAGGCGCTCGATGAGGCGGTCGCGGCGATCGGGCCCAACTGCTCGGGGATCGTGGCCGACGTCACCAGGCTCGCGGACATGGAGGCCGCCTACCGACAGGTGAAGGAACGCCACGGGCGACTCGACGCGGTCGTGGCCAACGCGGGGATCGGCGCGCACGCCCCGCTCGGCGCGATCACCGAGGAGCAGTTCGACCGGACCTTCAACGTCAACGCCAAGGGCGTCCTGTTCACCGTTCAGCCCGCGCTCGCGCTGCTGCCGCCGGGCGGCACCGTCGTCATCATCGGCTCCACGGCATCCATCCAGCCGCCGCGCGGGATGAGCCTGTACGGCGGCTCGAAGGCCGCGGTGCGCAACTTCATCCGGGCCTGGATCCAGGACACCAAGGGATCGGGCATCCGAATGAACATCCTCAGCCCCGGCGCGGTCGACACCGACTCGCTGCGCAGCGCGCTGGCGATGGCCCAGGGAGCCGACCACGTCGACGCCGCCGTCCGGACCATGGGTGAGGGCAACCCGAGCGGACGGATCGCCGACCCGCGCGAGATGGGCAAGGCCGCGGTCTTCCTCTCCAGCGACGCCTCCAGCTTCATCACCGGCGTCGAACTCTTCGCGGACGGCGGCATGGCACAGGTGTGA
- a CDS encoding TetR/AcrR family transcriptional regulator, translating into MATETGRPLRADAQRNRDKILSAAVRVFAEEGLEAHLERIAKEAGVGSGTLYRNFPTREVLIEAAYRNELIRLCDAAPDLLAALAPRAALRAWTGRFLDYATAKLGMADALRALVESGVNPYAQSHEMMMAALTSLLAAGVEAGTIRSDIGATDMFAALTGIALTSGKPEQREQAERLLDLTLDGLRTDRR; encoded by the coding sequence ATGGCCACCGAGACAGGGCGCCCGCTACGGGCCGACGCGCAGCGCAACCGGGACAAGATCCTCTCGGCCGCGGTGCGCGTCTTCGCCGAAGAGGGACTGGAAGCGCACCTGGAGCGCATCGCCAAGGAGGCCGGCGTCGGCTCCGGCACGCTCTACCGCAACTTCCCCACCCGGGAGGTCCTCATCGAGGCCGCCTACCGCAACGAGCTGATCCGGCTCTGCGACGCCGCCCCCGACCTGCTGGCCGCGCTGGCCCCGCGGGCGGCCCTGCGCGCCTGGACGGGCCGCTTCCTCGACTACGCGACCGCCAAGCTCGGCATGGCCGACGCCCTGCGCGCCCTCGTCGAATCCGGCGTCAACCCCTATGCCCAGAGCCACGAGATGATGATGGCCGCCCTGACCTCGCTGCTGGCCGCCGGCGTCGAAGCCGGCACCATCCGCTCCGACATCGGCGCCACCGACATGTTCGCCGCCCTCACCGGCATCGCCCTCACCTCGGGAAAGCCGGAACAGCGAGAGCAGGCCGAACGCCTCCTCGACCTCACCCTGGACGGCCTGCGCACCGACCGGCGCTGA